From the genome of Natrinema marinum:
GAGCGAGCGATCGGACCTCGGCCTCGGGGTCGCCGTCCGCGTACGCCGCGGGCAGCGTCTCGGCATCACGGTAGTTGAGCAGGAGGTCGCCGCCGCTCGATGCGACGGCCCAGAGGACGTCGGCGACGGCGGCCTCGTACAGCGAGACGGCCTCGGCGTCGGACAGCGGCGTCTCCTCGACGAGCGAGGGAAGGACGAGCCCCTCCTGTGGCGGGTCGAGCGGAACGACGACGATCATGCTGCCCACTCGGGGCGCGCGCTTCTTGAACGCGGCGCTTCCGGGGATCGATGGCCGGGATCGCGACGAGCGGACGCGGAGATGAGGGACGAAATGACGATGAATTATAATGGAGTAGCGTCTCAGAGGCGGTATGGACGAACGAACGATCGCCGGACTGGTCGGGACTGCCACGATCGCCGTGCTGGCAGTCATCGGCGTCTTCGGCTTCAGTAGCGGTTACCTGATCGATCCGCCCACCAGTATCTACCTCGCGCCGACGGTCGCCATCCTCGTCGTCGCGGTCCTCGTCGTCGGCGGCCTGGCCGCGCTCGGCGCCGGGTCGCGACGCTGGCGCGAGAACCCCTACTGGTAGCCGATTCTGCCGTCCCGGGGCTCTCTCAGCGTTCTCGCCGCCCTTTCGTCTGCCGATAATCCGACGCCATCAGTTCGACGAACGCCTCGAGCCACGCCTGCGTCTGGTCGTCCGTCTGGTCGCGAGGGTCGATCATCGGGACGAGTTCGAAGCCGCGGCCGCGGATTCGCTGTGCGTGGTCCTCGGGGAGCGTGAGGTCGTCGACCGGCGTCGTCGTGTACTCGGTTCCCAGTTCGGCGAGCGTGCGCTCACCGACGGGGACGAGGATCTCGGGGTTGATCATCCTGATTTCGGCGTTGAGGAAGGGTTCGCAGTTGTCGACCTCCTCGTCGGTCGGCCCCCGCTCGGGGTCGCGACAGCGGGTGAGGGTCGTCAGATAGACGTTCTCGAGTTCGGGGCGCTCGGCCGGCGAGTCGACAGCACAGAGGCCGAGTCGCTCGAGCATGCGTCGTAGCCCACCGTCGCCGTCGCTGCCGCCTGCGCCAGCGAAAGGGACGCCGGTCTCGTCGGCCCGCGCCGTGGGCCGCTCGCCGACGAACAGGAAGTCCGCGCCCACGTCACCGTAGCCGTGGACGACCTGCGTGCGCGTCTCGCACAGCGCCGGACAGTTCCGACACGCCTCGTCCATCCCGAATGGGTTCGCTCGAGACCGTTGACTCGCGTCCATACTCGGTTCTCGTGGCTGGGACGCAAAAGCTGCGCGACTGGCCGAATCGGAGCGGTCGCCACGACGAGACCACTCCCAGCAACCGTGTCACTCTCGGGACTGGGCCGTTTCGATCCACTCCGTGGCGCGGTCGGCCGAGATCTCTGCGGCCTCGGCGACGTGGTCCACCGCCGCGTCCGCGAGGTCGGCGACGCTCTCGATGCCCGCGTCCGAGAGTCGCTGGGCGTACGTCTGCCCGACGCCGTCGATGCGCTGTACCCTCTGCTCGTTTGCATCGGTTTCTCGTTCGGTCGCCGTTTCGACCGCGCTCGTCGTTTCGATGGCTATCTCTTCGGTCGCCGCGGCGGCTTCGCCGGCCGGCTCCTGCGTGCCCTGTCGGGTCGTCTCGGCGATATCCTCGGTCTGTTGTTGGGCCAGTTCGACACTCTCTTCGACGCTGCGAACCCCGTTGATGGTCTGGTGTTCGGTTTCCAGCTGTGCGTCCAGGAGTGATTCGGTCGATTCCACCAGAACGTGATGTTGCTGGTCGGTCAGTTCGTCGACCGCCCGGAGGAACCTCGACTCGAGCACTTCCAAGGCTGCGTCCTGCGTTCGTTCGAGCTCGTCGAACTGGGCTTCGACGACCGTCCGCATGTTGGGCCCGTCCCCGTCGAGTGCCGACTCGAGGGCGTCGAACTGGACGTGAAGGAGCTGCTGGGTCAGTTTCGCGCTCTGCTCGAACTGGCCGTTCAGCAGTTGCATGGTTCCCTCAGCCCCTTCTTCGAACTGCTCGTCGACGCTCGATCGAACGTCGTATCGGTCCTCGTCGAGCGCCGACTCGAACGCCTCGAGTTGCGCATCGAAGAACGCTCGAGCGAGTTCCGTCGCCTGACGCTGTGCGCTTCGCTGGGCTGCGAAGCCGGTCCGGAGGAATCTCTCGGCCGCGTTCTCTTGGATCTCGAGGCTCTGCTCGAGCAGTTGCTGGCCGTGCTTGATCGACCGGCGTTGCAACTCGAACGTCGCTTCGATGGGGGTCGTTGCGTTTGTCATGAGTGTGGCGGATCGGTGACGGCGCTTGCCGCGTCCGTCGCCGGGTCCTACCCCGGCGTACACCTGTCAATGATATAAACAACTCCCCTAAATGGTTTTAGTCACCATTGAACACCTCTGAGCGGAACCTCCACTGGAGGCGTCGCGTTTCAGTGCACCCAACAGCCACCGCTGCGTCCGCTGGCGCGGCCGTCCGTCGGCCTCGGAGTGGTCGGTCGAACGAGACCGCGAGCAGGCGCGTCGAGCCGTCTCGAGCCGCCCCGGTTTGGAACCACAGCAGGAAACGATGAGACGAGAATTAGCGCTCGAGACCGCCGCGTTCGCCGACCTCGAGGATGTACTTCACGTTGCGGACGATCACCTCGGGCGAGGTTTCCTCGGACTCGTCGTACAGGTCGCTCGTTCGATAGAGGATGTTCGCGAGTTGGTCGCGCTCGCTCGAGTCGCCGCGAATCTCGTCGGCGACCTCGCGGAGGAGGGTGACGCGTTCGGGGTCGGGTTCGAACCCGTCGGCGACGGCAGGGGTCGCCTCCCCGCCGTCATCGTCGGCTTCGCCGGTGGTCATCGATCGGGCGATGCGGCTTCGCTCCGGCGCGTCTGCGAGATCCCCTGTCGGTGGACGATCCCGGTGTTGTTCGCGACGTTTTCCGTGATCGTCCGGAGGGCGTCGCTGGTGCCGTCACCGTCTTTCAACACGGTGGGCTTCCCGCCATCGCCGCCCTCGCGGACGGCCGGATCGAGCGGGATCGAGCCGAGGAAGGGGAGTTCGTGTTCCTCGGCGAAGGCCTCCCCGCCGCCGGAGCCGAAGATATCGTGTTCGCCGCCGCAGTCGGGACAGGCGAACGTCGACATGTTCTCGGCGATCCCCAGGACGACGGTGTCGTGTTTGGCGAACATCTCGAGGCCCTTGCGAGCGTCGTCTAGCGCCACGTCTTGGGGCGTTGTGACGATGACCGCGCCGGTGACGGGCATGGTCTGGAGCATCGTCAGCTGGGTGTCGCCGGTCCCCGGCGGCAGGTCGACCACGAGGTAGTCGAGGTGGCCCCACTCGACGTCCTCGGTGAGTTGCGTGATGACCTTGTGGACCATCGGGCCGCGCCAGATGACGGGGTCGTCCTCGCCCGTGAGGAAGGCCATGCTCATGAGCTTCACGCCGTACTTCTCGGGCGGCACGAGGGTCTCGTCCTCGGTGGCCATCGGCGGCTCGTCGGCGTCGACCATCCGCGGGACGTTCGGGCCGTAGACGTCGGCGTCGAAGAGGCCGACGCGGGCACCCAACTGCGAGAGCCCCGCCGCGAGGTTGACCGCGACGGTCGATTTGCCCACGCCGCCCTTGCCGGAGGCGACGGCGATGACGTTCTTGACGTTCGGCAACACCTGTTCGTCGTTCGTGAGATCGTCCCGGTCGGGCACGCTCGCGGTGAGCTCCGGCTCGAGACCCGCGTCGGTCAGCACACGGCGAACGTCCGCGGCGATGTCGCTCTCGGCCGGCGAGTAGGGTGCACCGAGCGCGAGATCGACGTGGACCTCGTCGCCATCGACGCTGATGTCGTTGACGAGTCCGAGCGAAACGATGTCGTCGCCGAGTTCGGGATCGTCGACCCCCCGAAGGCGGTCGCGAACGGCGGCTTCGTCCATGCCAGTAGGTACTGCCGGGCGTCGAAAAGGGTTGTGTTCCCACCTTTTTATCGGAGTCCTCGGGCGGCGTTGCCGCCCTCGGACCCCGACAAAAATCTGGACCAAAAAAGCCGCTCGCTCCCTACCACACGGGTGCAGGCCCTTACGGCGCAAAGCGCCATACGGTTGGTCGTTCGGGGGTGCAACGCTCGTACAGTTCGCCTCTACGCGTTGAAATCGAACCGCGGCCCCCCGTAGGTCGGCGGATCGGGCTCGAGTTCGACCCCCTGTTCGTAGCGCACGAAGTTGAGATAGAACGGGCGGCCACAGCCCTCGACTGGGTCGCCCTCGAGGTCGGTGACGGGGCCGTCCTCGCCGCAGAGAAATTCGATCCCGTCGGCGTCCTCGAAGTCGTCGTCCGGGCCGGCATACTCCCAACCCGGTTGCGGGGCCGTAGTCACGGAGCGGTCGGCGAGGTCTGGGCTGCGCTCGACGCTCACGACGGCATCGCAGTGGGGGCAGGTGTATCGAACGGTGACTGTCATCGGCCGTCCTAGGGCGCTCGCGGACGTAAGGCTGTGGCCCGCGGCGTGTCGCCACCCGGAACACCTTTCCCGCTGACGAGAATTCGTCCACGTATGATCGACGAGACGGCCGAGGAAATCCGTGAGATGCAGACCCACAGCTCCTCGGTGGTGGCGGCGAACGCCGCGCGCGCCCTCGAGGAGCTGACCGAGCGGGAGTTCGCCACCGTCGAGGAGTACGTCCGCGCGCTCGAGCGCAACGGCTCGGTCCTGCGGCGAGCCAACCCTTCCCATGCCTCGCTGCAAAACGCCGTCCGCGAGGTGGTCGACGATGTGACCGACGCCGACCTGGACAGCGTGGAGGCGGCCCGCCGGCTCACCAGCGAGAAGATCGAAGACGTCGTCACGCGGATCGAATCCGGCAAGCGACTCGCGGCCGAAAACGCCGTCGAGCACCTCACGGACGGCGCGACGCTGCTGACTCACGACTACTCTTCGACGGTGCTCGAGGCCCTCGAGCAGGCGACCGCGGCCGGCAAGACGTTCGAGGTCTACGTCACCGAGGCCCGGCCCCGGTACCTGGGGCGCAAGACCGCCCGGACGCTGGCCGACGTGGACGGCGTCGAGGCGACGCTGCTGGCCGACAGCGCCCACGGGATCTATCTCGAGGAGTGCGACCGCGTCGTCGTCGGCATGGACTGTATCGTCGACGACACCCTCTACAACCGCGTCGGCACGTTTCCGATCGCGGCGACGGCCGCCCAGGTGGACGTGCCGGTCACCGTCCTCGGCTCGGCGTCGAAGATCGTCAGCGAGGGGTTCGTCTTCGAGAACGAGTTCCGGCCGGGCAGCGAAGTGATGGCCGAACCCGCCGACGGCTTCGACGTGAAAAACCCCGCCTACGACGCGACGCCGACGGCGTTGCTCGAGAGCGTGATCACCGACGAGGGGCGACAGGAGTTCTGACGGCCCCGACGCGACGCGCGATCAGTCCCGTTCGCCGAACGCTCGCGGCGAGCCGTCCGTCGGGCTGGCCCACGCGACCGCGTTGCGGAGCACCCGGCGAACGTCCTCGTTCTCGTAGATCGGATACGTCTCGTGGCCCGGCCGAAAGTAGAAGATGCGCCCGCTGCCGCGCCGGTAGCAACAGCCGCTGCGGAACACCTCGCCGCCTTCGAACCAGCTGACGAACACCTGCCGATCGGGCTCGGGCACGTCGAACGGCTCGCCGTACATCTCCGTCCGGGGGAGTTCGATCGACTCCGCGAGCCCGTCGGCGATCGGATGACCCGGATCGACGATCCACAGGCGCTCGGTCCCGCCATCCTCGCGGTACTGCAGGCTACACGTCGTCCCCATGAGTCGCTTGAAGATCTTCGCGTAGTGGCTCGAGTGAAGCGCGACCAGGCCCATCCCCTCGAGGACGCGCTCCTGGACCCGGTCGACGATTACGTCGGCGACCTCGTCGTGGGCTTCGTGGCCCCACCACACCAGCACGTCGGTCGATGTGAGCACTGCGTCGGTGAGGCCGTGATCGGGATCGTCGAGCGTGGCGGTTCGGACCGTGTGCTCGTCGGCGAGCGCATCGGCGATCGCCGCATGGATCCCGTCGGGATAGACGGCCGCAACCTCGTCGTCCGCTCGCTCGTGTCGGTACTCGTTCCAGATCGTGACTGCTGCCATAGCGGTGTCCTCCATCGTCGCCGCCCTTAGCTCGGCCGGTCAGCGCCGGATACGTTCACGAAATAATATAACAAATCAAATCTAACGCCCGGTCTTGGCGAGTAATAGTCTAGTTTTACCGGAATGATGGCCCGACTGTATGATTAATCGGTCACAACTCTTATTTCGATCGCCGACCGCCTCTCTCTATGGACCGGGATCGCACTCAAACGTCATCGAAATACTTGATTTCTCACTACTCGCTCGTCGGTGTGGGCGCGAAATCGGGGGTTGAGATATGAACGGTGAGGAGATCGGCGTCGGCGTCGTCGGTCTCGGTGGAATGGGGACGCTCCACGCACAAAGCGTCCGCGACCTCGGCGCTGATGTCGTCGCGGGCGCGGACCTCGTCCCGGAGCAACGCGAGCGGTTCGCCGCCGAGTTCGACGCGGCGACCTACGAGACCCACGAGGACCTCGTCGTCGACGACGCGGTCGACGCCGTCATCGTGACGACGCCGAACCGGTTTCACGAACCGATCACCGTCGCCGCACTCGAGGCCGGCCGCGACGTACTCGTCGAGAAGCCCCTCGCGCACACCTTAGAGAGCGCCGAACGCATCGCCGCGGCGGCGGCCAGAGCCGACGGGATCTGTATGGTCGGCTTCCACAACCGCCACGCGGCGTCGATGGCTATGTTCGACGAACACCACGCCCGCGGTCGCTTCGGCGACCTGACCCACGTCGAGGCGAACTACGTCCGCCGACGCGGCGTCCCCGGTCCCGGCTCCTGGTTCACCGATCCGGAACTCGCCGGCGGCGGAGCGCTCCTCGATATCGGCGTCCACGCCCTCGATCTCGCCCTCTACGCGCTCGACTTTCCCGAGATCACCGAGGTCAGCGGCGTCGCCCGGACGACGTTCGGGCCCCAAGCGGAGTACGCCGACCCCGACGGCTTCGGCGACAACTGGAACGCCGAGGCCGAGACATACGAGGTCGACGACTCCGTCAGCGCTTTCATCCGCACCGCCGAGGGACAGACCATCTCCCTCGAGGCCGCGTGGGCGACGAACCGCGAAGGGAGCATGGACTTCCGCGTGCGCGGCACGCGGGCCGGCGCCCAGTTCGACATCGGCGACACCGACCTGCGGATCCTCGAAGCTGGCACCGCCGGCTGCGACCACTACGCCGACGTGGAGATGACCGGCGACACCGCGATGACCGGCTACGCCGAACAGGACGCAGCGTTCCTCGCGGCCATCGCCGCCGGCACGACGCCGGAGAGCAACACCATCGAGGAGGCCCTGACCGTCCAGCGCGTCATCGACGCGATCTACCGCTCGAGCGAGACCGGTCGAGCGACGACGGTGAGAGAGGCCGAGATCGAACTCGAGCAGACGACGCGAATCAAGTAGTCCGGTCCCCCGGTCGCACCGACGGCCACCCGAGATGTCCCGTCTCGAGGGCGACCAGTGACGGGGCCCGGTTTTCTGTAACTACTCGTTCAGACGCACTGATCTGCGGTCAGAAAACGAAAAGCGAAGGCACGAACGGAGCCGAGGGCGGTCGCCCCGACTATCTGTCCAGAGCGCCGATTACAGCACGTCGTCGAAGTCGTGGTGGCCGTGGATATCGACGCCCTCGTCGGTGATCTCACAGAGGAAGACGCCGTTACCGGAGCCGGTATCGCGCTCGACGGCCGATTTGATGCCGCGAGCGGCGACCGTCTTCGCTTCCTCGTTGGACATGTCTGGTTCGTAGGCCTGCTCTAGGTGACCGTAGGCGAGTTGCATGCCGGAGCCGGTGACGGTGTAGTCGTCTTCCATGACGCCGCCGGCGGGGTCGATGCTGTAGACGTGGCTGCCCTCCTCGTCGACGCCGCCCAGAATCGGGTGGATGGCGAAGAACGGGCCACCGCGGGCGAAGTTGCCCGCCAGCGTCGCGAGCGCGTCGATGCTCATGTCCTCGCCGCGGCGGGCCTCGTAGAGGTTGACCTCGGCGCGGAGACTCGAGATGAACGACTGGGCGCCGCCGACACTGCCGACGAGGGTCAGTGCGCCGGTCGGGTGGATCTGTTCGACCTTCTGGACGTTCTTGTTCGAGACGAAGCGGCCGCCGAGGCTGGCGCGCATGTCCGTCGCGATGACGACGCCGTCGGCCGTCGAGATGCCGATCGTCGTCGTTCCGGTCTTGTTGACGTTCTCGAGGTCGGCCCGCGTCAGATCGTTCTCCGGGAGGGAGCCGATCTCCGGCTCGTAGGGGTTCGGATCGTCGGCCAACTGGTCGACCGTCCGGGAGAAGTCGGAGTCGTGTGTGGGCGTGCGCATTACCGGACAGATACGACCGGGACGGTATAAAACACCGGCGGTCACTGCCCTCGTTTCCGCTTCCAGCGGTCGCGAGGTAAAGTCGACTCGAGCGCCGGTCGGCGGTATCGAAACGCGGTCGCTCGGGGACCGA
Proteins encoded in this window:
- a CDS encoding ThuA domain-containing protein, with the protein product MAAVTIWNEYRHERADDEVAAVYPDGIHAAIADALADEHTVRTATLDDPDHGLTDAVLTSTDVLVWWGHEAHDEVADVIVDRVQERVLEGMGLVALHSSHYAKIFKRLMGTTCSLQYREDGGTERLWIVDPGHPIADGLAESIELPRTEMYGEPFDVPEPDRQVFVSWFEGGEVFRSGCCYRRGSGRIFYFRPGHETYPIYENEDVRRVLRNAVAWASPTDGSPRAFGERD
- the psmB gene encoding archaeal proteasome endopeptidase complex subunit beta — encoded protein: MRTPTHDSDFSRTVDQLADDPNPYEPEIGSLPENDLTRADLENVNKTGTTTIGISTADGVVIATDMRASLGGRFVSNKNVQKVEQIHPTGALTLVGSVGGAQSFISSLRAEVNLYEARRGEDMSIDALATLAGNFARGGPFFAIHPILGGVDEEGSHVYSIDPAGGVMEDDYTVTGSGMQLAYGHLEQAYEPDMSNEEAKTVAARGIKSAVERDTGSGNGVFLCEITDEGVDIHGHHDFDDVL
- a CDS encoding Gfo/Idh/MocA family protein; this encodes MNGEEIGVGVVGLGGMGTLHAQSVRDLGADVVAGADLVPEQRERFAAEFDAATYETHEDLVVDDAVDAVIVTTPNRFHEPITVAALEAGRDVLVEKPLAHTLESAERIAAAAARADGICMVGFHNRHAASMAMFDEHHARGRFGDLTHVEANYVRRRGVPGPGSWFTDPELAGGGALLDIGVHALDLALYALDFPEITEVSGVARTTFGPQAEYADPDGFGDNWNAEAETYEVDDSVSAFIRTAEGQTISLEAAWATNREGSMDFRVRGTRAGAQFDIGDTDLRILEAGTAGCDHYADVEMTGDTAMTGYAEQDAAFLAAIAAGTTPESNTIEEALTVQRVIDAIYRSSETGRATTVREAEIELEQTTRIK
- a CDS encoding translation initiation factor eIF-2B — translated: MIDETAEEIREMQTHSSSVVAANAARALEELTEREFATVEEYVRALERNGSVLRRANPSHASLQNAVREVVDDVTDADLDSVEAARRLTSEKIEDVVTRIESGKRLAAENAVEHLTDGATLLTHDYSSTVLEALEQATAAGKTFEVYVTEARPRYLGRKTARTLADVDGVEATLLADSAHGIYLEECDRVVVGMDCIVDDTLYNRVGTFPIAATAAQVDVPVTVLGSASKIVSEGFVFENEFRPGSEVMAEPADGFDVKNPAYDATPTALLESVITDEGRQEF
- a CDS encoding uracil-DNA glycosylase — translated: MDEACRNCPALCETRTQVVHGYGDVGADFLFVGERPTARADETGVPFAGAGGSDGDGGLRRMLERLGLCAVDSPAERPELENVYLTTLTRCRDPERGPTDEEVDNCEPFLNAEIRMINPEILVPVGERTLAELGTEYTTTPVDDLTLPEDHAQRIRGRGFELVPMIDPRDQTDDQTQAWLEAFVELMASDYRQTKGRRER
- a CDS encoding helix-hairpin-helix domain-containing protein gives rise to the protein MTNATTPIEATFELQRRSIKHGQQLLEQSLEIQENAAERFLRTGFAAQRSAQRQATELARAFFDAQLEAFESALDEDRYDVRSSVDEQFEEGAEGTMQLLNGQFEQSAKLTQQLLHVQFDALESALDGDGPNMRTVVEAQFDELERTQDAALEVLESRFLRAVDELTDQQHHVLVESTESLLDAQLETEHQTINGVRSVEESVELAQQQTEDIAETTRQGTQEPAGEAAAATEEIAIETTSAVETATERETDANEQRVQRIDGVGQTYAQRLSDAGIESVADLADAAVDHVAEAAEISADRATEWIETAQSRE
- a CDS encoding Mrp/NBP35 family ATP-binding protein, whose protein sequence is MDEAAVRDRLRGVDDPELGDDIVSLGLVNDISVDGDEVHVDLALGAPYSPAESDIAADVRRVLTDAGLEPELTASVPDRDDLTNDEQVLPNVKNVIAVASGKGGVGKSTVAVNLAAGLSQLGARVGLFDADVYGPNVPRMVDADEPPMATEDETLVPPEKYGVKLMSMAFLTGEDDPVIWRGPMVHKVITQLTEDVEWGHLDYLVVDLPPGTGDTQLTMLQTMPVTGAVIVTTPQDVALDDARKGLEMFAKHDTVVLGIAENMSTFACPDCGGEHDIFGSGGGEAFAEEHELPFLGSIPLDPAVREGGDGGKPTVLKDGDGTSDALRTITENVANNTGIVHRQGISQTRRSEAASPDR